One Rosa chinensis cultivar Old Blush chromosome 3, RchiOBHm-V2, whole genome shotgun sequence DNA window includes the following coding sequences:
- the LOC112195310 gene encoding protein LUTEIN DEFICIENT 5, chloroplastic: MAATIPLLQFVPTKTFQTKLQTNRLLRPTKQRGNIGFSVITCSSNGRGPDSVKNEVEQLAEEKRRAELSARISSGEFTVNKSGFPSELRNGLLKLGVPREVLDFFFNWGDTQQPCPKIPEAKGSISAVQSEAFFIPLYELYLTYGGIFRLTFGPKSFLIVSDPAIAKHILRDNSKAYSKGILAEILEFVMGKGLIPADGEIWRVRRRAIVPALHLKYVTAMINLFGQATERLCQKLDTAATDGEDVEMESLFSRLTLDIIGKALFNYDFDSLTNDTGIVEAVYTVLREAEDRSVAPIPVWEIPIWKDISPRQRKVAKALKLINVTLDDLIAICKRMVDEEELQFHEEYINEQDPSILHFLLASGDDVSSKQLRDDLMTMLIAGHETSAAVLTWTFFLLSKEPRVMSKLQEEVDLILGDRIPTIEDMKKLKYATRVINESLRLYPQPPVLIRRSLEDDMLGEYPIKRNEDIFICVWNLHRSPTLWDDADKFNPERWPLDGPNPNETNQNFSYLPFGGGPRKCVGDMFATYENVVALTMLVRRFNFQMALGAPEVKMTTGATIHTTEGLKMTVTRRIKPPIVPTLEMPSFEVDTSVGVSKGDSLVGQKGI, translated from the exons ATGGCTGCCACCATTCCTCTGCTTCAGTTCGTCCCCACCAAaaccttccaaaccaagctccaAACCAATAGGCTACTCAGACCCACAAAGCAGAGAG GAAACATTGGTTTCTCAGTGATTACGTGCTCTTCTAATGGAAGAGGGCCTGATTCAGTGAAGAATGAAGTGGAACAGTTGGCTGAAGAGAAAAGGCGAGCTGAGTTGTCTGCTCGGATTTCGTCAGGAGAGTTCACTGTGAATAAATCTGG TTTTCCATCTGAATTGAGGAACGGTTTGTTGAAGTTGGGTGTTCCTAGGGAGGTTCTAGACTTTTTTTTCAATTGGGGAGATACGCAACAACCCTGTCCGAAAATTCCAGAGGCAAAAGGATCAATTAGTGCTGTTCAGAGTGAGGCCTTTTTCATTCCCCTATATGAGCTCTACCTCACATATGGTGGAATTTTCCGGCTGACCTTTGGACCAAAG TCCTTTTTGATAGTATCTGATCCTGCCATTGCCAAACATATATTAAGAGATAATTCAAAGGCTTATTCAAAG GGAATCTTGGCTGAAATTCTAGAATTTGTCATGGGTAAAGGACTCATCCCAGCAGATGGTGAAATATGGCGTGTTCGACGACGTGCTATAGTCCCTGCATTGCATCTGAAG TATGTAACAGCTATGATTAACCTCTTCGGACAAGCTACAGAGAGGCTTTGTCAAAAGCTCGACACTGCTGCAACTGATGGGGAAGATGTAGAGATGGAGTCACTTTTCTCTCGTTTGACACTGGACATCATTGGCAAGGCACTTTTTAATTATGACTTTGATTCATTAACCAATGACACTGGGATAGTTGAG GCTGTTTACACTGTCTTGAGAGAAGCAGAAGATCGCAGTGTTGCACCAATTCCAGTCTGGGAGATTCCAATATGGAAAGACATTTCACCACGACAGAGAAAGGTGGCAAAAGCCCTCAAATTAATCAATGTTACGTTGGATGATCTAATTGCAATTTGCAAG AGGAtggtagatgaagaagaactaCAGTTTCATGAGGAGTACATCAATGAACAAGATCCTAGTattctccatttccttttggcATCAGGGGATGAT GTTTCTAGCAAGCAACTCCGTGATGACTTGATGACAATGCTTATAGCTGGGCATGAAACATCAGCTGCAGTTTTAACATGgaccttttttcttctttccaag GAGCCTAGGGTCATGTCAAAGCTCCAAGAGGAG GTTGATTTAATTCTAGGGGATAGAATTCCAACCATTGAAGACATGAAAAAACTCAAGTATGCAACTCGAGTGATCAACGAA TCCTTGAGGCTTTACCCACAACCACCTGTGTTAATCCGTCGTTCTCTTGAGGATGACATGCTTGGAGAATACCCGATAAAAAG GAATGAggatatttttatttgtgtcTGGAATCTGCATCGCAGTCCAACACTGTGGGATGACGCAGATAAGTTTAATCCTGAAAGATGGCCATTAGATGGACCCAATCCAAATGAGACGAACCAAAACTTTAG TTACTTACCCTTTGGTGGAGGACCACGGAAATGTGTAGGCGACATGTTTGCCACGTACGAG AATGTGGTAGCACTTACAATGCTTGTTCGGAGATTTAACTTTCAAATGGCACTTGGTGCTCCTGAG GTGAAGATGACTACAGGAGCAACAATTCACACCACAGAAGGATTGAAGATGACAGTCACAAGAAGAATAAAACCTCCCATTGTTCCCACATTGGAGATGCCTTCATTTGAAGTGGATACATCTGTTGGTGTTTCGAAAGGGGATTCTTTAGTTGGTCAAAAAG GTATATAA
- the LOC112195311 gene encoding NDR1/HIN1-like protein 3, whose amino-acid sequence MARTSGCQRRSTTAAQDSDRETEHCRCWIILLVVFLFLLLVFYFVESIIRSGPPDDIKITVTDASLTEFNITSSNNYNLDLNITLRNPNKDFGIYYRYKALVVADYRKTSAMASIANFHQPAKNTTLLTPSFKLQRDNITGDAAASGKGNYYDIVVTLYLPKKYVQVRHLVEERLAKQYTTLRM is encoded by the exons ATGGCACGCACGAGTGGATGCCAGAGAAGATCTACCACGGCTGCTCAAG ATTCCGATCGGGAAACCGAGCACTGCCGCTGTTGGATTATCTTACTCGTGGTGTTCCTTTTCCTTTTACTGGTGTTTTATTTCGTCGAGAGCATAATCAGAAGCGGGCCACCAGATGACATAAAGATCACTGTAACTGATGCCTCCCTCACCGAGTTCAACATAACCAGCTCCAACAACTACAATCTCGACCTCAACATCACCCTTCGAAATCCCAACAAGGATTTTGGAATCTACTACCGGTACAAGGCTCTAGTCGTCGCAGACTACCGCAAGACGTCTGCTATGGCCAGCATTGCTAACTTTCACCAACCAGCAAAGAATACGACTCTTCTGACGCCGTCGTTTAAACTGCAGCGGGATAATATTACTGGCGATGCAGCTGCGTCAGGGAAAGGGAATTACTACGACATTGTCGTTACCCtctatcttccaaagaagtacGTACAAGTCCGTCACCTGGTGGAAGAACGATTGGCTAAGCAGTATACAACTCTACGCATGTGA
- the LOC112194964 gene encoding ferrochelatase-2, chloroplastic: protein MAAESIAMLPYTISSSDHHRLLPRVLSVSHSHCSAALSRNCLSSSAQSSLLFSNHSLRKCLPPPLKALVTADTQIANTTPLGVDDRVGVLLLNLGGPETLDDVQPFLFNLFADPDIIRLPRLFRFLQKPLAQFISVLRAPKSKEGYAAIGGGSPLRTITDAQAEELRKSLWEKDVPAKVYVGMRYWHPFTEEAIEQIKRDGITKLVVLPLYPQFSISTSGSSLRLLESIFREDEYLVNMQHTVIPSWYQREGYITAMANLIEKELKRFDLPDKVMIFFSAHGVPLAYVEEAGDPYKAEMEECIDLIMEELEKRNITNAYTLAYQSRVGPVEWLRPYTDETIIELGQKGVKSLLAVPISFVSEHIETLEEIDVEYKELALKSGIEIWGRVPALGCEATFISDLADAVIESLPYVGAMAVSNLEARQSLVPLGSVEELLAAYDSQRRELPPPVTVWEWGWTKSAETWNGRAAMLAVVVLLVLEVTTGEGFLHQWGILPLHP, encoded by the exons ATGGCGGCCGAATCCATAGCAATGCTACCTTACACCATCTCCTCCTCAGACCACCACCGCCTCCTGCCACGTGTCCTCTCCGTCTCCCACTCCCACTGCTCCGCCGCTCTCTCCCGAAACTGCTTGTCGTCGTCGGCGCAATCTTCGCTGCTTTTCTCGAACCACTCGCTGCGCAAGTGCTTGCCGCCGCCGCTAAAAGCACTTGTGACCGCCGACACTCAAATCGCCAATACGACGCCGCTTGGTGTTGACGATAGGGTCGGAGTTTTGTTGCTCAACCTCGGCGGACCTGAGACTCTCGACGACGTCCAGCCTTTCTTGTTTAACCTCTTCGCAGATCCG GATATCATTAGACTGCCAAGGCTGTTCCGGTTTCTTCAGAAGCCATTGGCGCAGTTTATATCTGTTCTGAGGGCACCGAAGAGCAAAGAAGGCTATGCCGCAATTGGCGGTGGCTCTCCTCTCCGAACGATAACTGATGCACAG GCGGAAGAGTTGAGGAAGTCTCTTTGGGAGAAGGATGTCCCGGCCAAAGTGTATGTTGGTATGCGTTATTGGCATCCATTTACTGAAGAAGCTATAGAACAG ATAAAAAGAGATGGAATCACAAAGCTTGTTGTCCTTCCGCTTTATCCACAATTTTCAATATCGACTAGCGGTTCAAGCCTTCGTCTGTTGGAGAGTATATTCCG GGAGGACGAGTATCTAGTCAACATGCAGCACACAGTAATACCATCCTGGTACCAGCGTGAAGGATACATAACTGCAATGGCAAATTTGATTGAAAAGGAGCTAAAACGTTTTGACTTGCCTGACAAG GTAATGATATTCTTCAGCGCCCATGGAGTGCCACTTGCATATGTGGAAGAGGCTGGTGATCCGTACAAGGCAGAAATGGAGGAATGTATAGATTTGATTATGGAAGAATTAgaaaagagaaatataactAATGCATACACCCTTGCCTATCAG AGCAGAGTCGGACCTGTGGAATGGTTAAGACCTTATACGGATGAGACAATAATTGAGCTTGGGCAAAAGGGAGTTAAAAGCCTGTTGGCAGTCCCTATAAG CTTTGTCAGTGAGCATATTGAAACTCTAGAAGAAATTGATGTGGAGTACAAAGAATTGGCTCTAAAATCTGGAATAGAGATTTGGGGGCGTGTTCCTGCACTTGGATGTGAGGCCACATTCATTTCAGATCTAGCAGACGCTGTGATTGAGAGCCTGCCATATGTTGGAGCTATGGCAGTCTCAAATCTTGAAGCTCGACAG TCTTTAGTTCCACTTGGGAGTGTAGAAGAGTTGTTAGCAGCATATGATTCACAGCGGAGGGAGCTACCACCGCCTGTGACAGTTTGGGAATGGGGCTGGACCAAAAGTGCCGAGACTTGGAATGGAAGAGCAGCTATGTTGGCAGTGGTTGTTCTATTGGTCCTAGAAGTCACCACTGGGGAGGGGTTTCTGCACCAATGGGGCATATTACCCTTACATCCATGA
- the LOC112192419 gene encoding NDR1/HIN1-like protein 3: MGPSGMCICSSISCFVITVTALIIACTTYSIVRAEQLRTPPGPLKIHVTDASLNYTTLDLALNITLENPNKYFHIYYDDSIVIAGYSNKTSAIASVADFHQLENNTTLLTPSLKMHRGDSTDDATGSGKGNYYDIVVKLYLPKWYKSISKKRDNWQSSIHMYTCELKVPLNNGSKSVDAFNTTECAPRTVDFGFRYSWRKLV; this comes from the coding sequence ATGGGTCCATCAGGCATGTGCATCTGCAGTTCGATCTCATGCTTTGTAATAACCGTAACCGCGCTGATCATCGCTTGCACTACATACTCGATTGTAAGGGCTGAACAACTCCGCACCCCACCAGGTCCCTTAAAGATACACGTAACTGATGCCTCCCTCAACTACACCACCCTTGATCTGGCCCTCAATATCACCCTTGAAAACCCCAACAAGTATTTCCACATCTATTACGACGACTCTATAGTCATCGCTGGTTACAGCAACAAAACCTCTGCTATAGCGAGTGTCGCCGACTTTCACCAACTCGAAAATAATACGACTCTTCTGACGCCGTCGTTGAAAATGCATCGGGGTGATAGTACTGACGATGCAACTGGGTCGGGAAAAGGGAATTACTACGACATTGTCGTCAAGCTCTATCTTCCAAAGTGGTACAAGTCCATCTCCAAGAAGAGGGACAATTGGCAAAGCAGTATACATATGTACACATGTGAATTGAAGGTTCCTTTGAACAATGGATCAAAATCTGTTGATGCTTTCAATACTACCGAGTGCGCGCCAAGAACcgttgattttggttttcgctATAGCTGGCGTAAGTTAGTGTAG
- the LOC112191371 gene encoding sterol 3-beta-glucosyltransferase UGT80A2 isoform X1, translating to MATEPPADHRRADSGSSDTSVYYDAHLDASDANGSSSSSSGFTERHVPVEASGELSNAGNGSGNYTGTSSGSSSGQLDTGPKLNQSQSLALYLTRLFDEKIPFRKKLKHIKRVATVTDNGTVQFDVPGDVKPHLLDFGTGVVYDEESSGASENVPDIPPLQIVMLIVGTRGDVQPFVAIGKKLQEYGHRVRLATHANFKDFVLTAGLEFFPLGGDPKVLAEYMVKNKGFLPSGPSEVSIQRQQMKEIIFSLLPACKEPDPDTKVPFKADAIIANPPAYGHSHVAEALKVPIHIFFTMPWTPTSEFPHPLSRVKQHIGYRLSYQIVDALIWLGIRDMINEFRKKMLKLRRTTYLSGYYSTPPDVPYGYIWSPHLVPKPKDWGPKIDVVGFCFLDLASNYEPPDSLVKWLGAGEQPVYVGFGSLPLQEPEKMTNIILQALEITGQRGIINKGWGGLGNSVEPNDSVYLVDNCPHDWLFLRCSAVVHHGGAGTTAAGLKAACPTTIVPFFGDQPFWGERVHARGVGPAPIPADEFSLEKLVDAIRFMLDPKVKERAVEIAKAMENEDGVAGAVKAFHKHFPRNKAQYESLPARKGHFSIRRCFGYSYS from the exons ATGGCCACCGAGCCTCCCGCCGACCACCGCCGTGCCGATTCCGGCAGCTCCGACACTTCCGTCTATTACGACGCACACCTCGACGCTAGCGACGCCAATGGCAGCAGCAGCTCCTCTTCAG GGTTTACAGAGAGGCATGTGCCAGTAGAAGCCTCCGGAGAATTGTCGAATGCCGGAAACGGTTCCGGAAACTATACCGGAACCTCATCGGGTTCGAGTTCCGGTCAGCTTGATACAGGCCCGAAATTGAATCAGAGTCAGTCATTAGCTCTATATCTAACCAGACTCTTCGACGAAAAAATCCCTTTCAGAAAAAAG CTTAAGCATATAAAACGAGTGGCAACAGTTACGGATAACGGGACTGTGCAATTCGACGTTCCGGGAGATGTTAAACCGCATTTACTGGATTTTGGAACCGGAGTTGTTTATGATGAAGAGAGTTCCGGTGCATCGGAAAATGTGCCTGATATACCTCCACTGCAAATTGTAATGCTGATTGTTGGTACGCGAGGAGATGTTCAGCCATTTGTTGCTATTGGAAAAAAATTGCAG GAATATGGCCATAGGGTTAGGCTAGCAACTCATGCAAATTTCAAAGATTTTGTCCTTACTGCTGGGTTGGAGTTCTTTCCTTTAGGTGGAGATCCGAAAGTTCTTGCTGAAT ATATGGTCAAGAACAAAGGTTTCTTGCCATCGGGACCTTCGGAAGTATCTATTCAGCGACAGCAAATGAAAGaaataatattttctttactTCCTGCGTGCAAGGAACCTGATCCTGATACCAAAGTCCCGTTTAAAGCAGATGCAATAATTGCCAACCCACCAGCATATG GGCACTCTCATGTTGCTGAGGCACTAAAAGTACCGATTCATATCTTTTTTACAATGCCATGGAC GCCTACCAGTGAATTCCCTCATCCTCTATCCCGTGTCAAGCAACATATTGGATATAGA ctaTCATATCAAATAGTCGATGCATTAATTTGGCTAGGAATTCGAGACATGATAAATGAGTTTAGGAAGAAAATGCTGAAGCTGAGACGTACCACATATTTAAGTGGATACTATAGTACTCCTCCTGACGTTCCCTATGGGTATATATGGAGTCCTCATCTTGTTCCCAAACCTAAAG ATTGGGGTCCTAAGATTGATGTCgttgggttttgttttcttgacctTGCTTCAAATTATGAACCTCCTGATTCACTTGTGAAGTGGCTTGGAGCTGGTGAACAGCCTGTCTATGTTGGATTCGGTAGCCTT CCTCTTCAAGAACCAGAGAAGATGACCAATATTATTCTTCAAGCTCTGGAAATTACTGGACAGAGAGGCATTATCAACAAAGGCTGGGGTGGCCTTGGTAATT CGGTAGAACCAAATGATTCTGTGTACTTAGTGGACAATTGCCCCCATGATTGGCTCTTCCTACGATGCTCTGCCGTG GTACATCATGGAGGTGCTGGGACAACTGCTGCCGGTTTGAAAGCTGCG TGTCCAACTACGATTGTGCCATTCTTTGGAGACCAGCCATTTTGGGGTGAGAGGGTGCATGCGAGAGGAGTAGGTCCTGCACCAATCCCAGCTGATGAGTTCTCACTTGAAAAATTGGTTGATGCCATACGGTTCATGTTAGATCCAAAG GTTAAAGAGCGTGCTGTTGAAATTGCCAAAGCAATGGAGAATGAGGATGGGGTCGCCGGAGCAGTGAAGGCTTTTCATAAGCACTTTCCTCGCAATAAAGCTCAATATGAGTCATTGCCGGCTCGAAAAGGGCATTTTTCTATCAGGCGGTGTTTTGGCTACTCCTATTCATGA
- the LOC112191371 gene encoding sterol 3-beta-glucosyltransferase UGT80A2 isoform X2 encodes MATEPPADHRRADSGSSDTSVYYDAHLDASDANGSSSSSSGFTERHVPVEASGELSNAGNGSGNYTGTSSGSSSGQLDTGPKLNQSQSLALYLTRLFDEKIPFRKKLKHIKRVATVTDNGTVQFDVPGDVKPHLLDFGTGVVYDEESSGASENVPDIPPLQIVMLIVGTRGDVQPFVAIGKKLQEYGHRVRLATHANFKDFVLTAGLEFFPLGGDPKVLAEWHSHVAEALKVPIHIFFTMPWTPTSEFPHPLSRVKQHIGYRLSYQIVDALIWLGIRDMINEFRKKMLKLRRTTYLSGYYSTPPDVPYGYIWSPHLVPKPKDWGPKIDVVGFCFLDLASNYEPPDSLVKWLGAGEQPVYVGFGSLPLQEPEKMTNIILQALEITGQRGIINKGWGGLGNSVEPNDSVYLVDNCPHDWLFLRCSAVVHHGGAGTTAAGLKAACPTTIVPFFGDQPFWGERVHARGVGPAPIPADEFSLEKLVDAIRFMLDPKVKERAVEIAKAMENEDGVAGAVKAFHKHFPRNKAQYESLPARKGHFSIRRCFGYSYS; translated from the exons ATGGCCACCGAGCCTCCCGCCGACCACCGCCGTGCCGATTCCGGCAGCTCCGACACTTCCGTCTATTACGACGCACACCTCGACGCTAGCGACGCCAATGGCAGCAGCAGCTCCTCTTCAG GGTTTACAGAGAGGCATGTGCCAGTAGAAGCCTCCGGAGAATTGTCGAATGCCGGAAACGGTTCCGGAAACTATACCGGAACCTCATCGGGTTCGAGTTCCGGTCAGCTTGATACAGGCCCGAAATTGAATCAGAGTCAGTCATTAGCTCTATATCTAACCAGACTCTTCGACGAAAAAATCCCTTTCAGAAAAAAG CTTAAGCATATAAAACGAGTGGCAACAGTTACGGATAACGGGACTGTGCAATTCGACGTTCCGGGAGATGTTAAACCGCATTTACTGGATTTTGGAACCGGAGTTGTTTATGATGAAGAGAGTTCCGGTGCATCGGAAAATGTGCCTGATATACCTCCACTGCAAATTGTAATGCTGATTGTTGGTACGCGAGGAGATGTTCAGCCATTTGTTGCTATTGGAAAAAAATTGCAG GAATATGGCCATAGGGTTAGGCTAGCAACTCATGCAAATTTCAAAGATTTTGTCCTTACTGCTGGGTTGGAGTTCTTTCCTTTAGGTGGAGATCCGAAAGTTCTTGCTGAAT GGCACTCTCATGTTGCTGAGGCACTAAAAGTACCGATTCATATCTTTTTTACAATGCCATGGAC GCCTACCAGTGAATTCCCTCATCCTCTATCCCGTGTCAAGCAACATATTGGATATAGA ctaTCATATCAAATAGTCGATGCATTAATTTGGCTAGGAATTCGAGACATGATAAATGAGTTTAGGAAGAAAATGCTGAAGCTGAGACGTACCACATATTTAAGTGGATACTATAGTACTCCTCCTGACGTTCCCTATGGGTATATATGGAGTCCTCATCTTGTTCCCAAACCTAAAG ATTGGGGTCCTAAGATTGATGTCgttgggttttgttttcttgacctTGCTTCAAATTATGAACCTCCTGATTCACTTGTGAAGTGGCTTGGAGCTGGTGAACAGCCTGTCTATGTTGGATTCGGTAGCCTT CCTCTTCAAGAACCAGAGAAGATGACCAATATTATTCTTCAAGCTCTGGAAATTACTGGACAGAGAGGCATTATCAACAAAGGCTGGGGTGGCCTTGGTAATT CGGTAGAACCAAATGATTCTGTGTACTTAGTGGACAATTGCCCCCATGATTGGCTCTTCCTACGATGCTCTGCCGTG GTACATCATGGAGGTGCTGGGACAACTGCTGCCGGTTTGAAAGCTGCG TGTCCAACTACGATTGTGCCATTCTTTGGAGACCAGCCATTTTGGGGTGAGAGGGTGCATGCGAGAGGAGTAGGTCCTGCACCAATCCCAGCTGATGAGTTCTCACTTGAAAAATTGGTTGATGCCATACGGTTCATGTTAGATCCAAAG GTTAAAGAGCGTGCTGTTGAAATTGCCAAAGCAATGGAGAATGAGGATGGGGTCGCCGGAGCAGTGAAGGCTTTTCATAAGCACTTTCCTCGCAATAAAGCTCAATATGAGTCATTGCCGGCTCGAAAAGGGCATTTTTCTATCAGGCGGTGTTTTGGCTACTCCTATTCATGA